The following proteins are encoded in a genomic region of Dyadobacter sp. UC 10:
- a CDS encoding alpha/beta hydrolase — protein sequence MMNQRNRFTGFYKNNEVPLTGLLAALLLFATVTNVYAQPSRPKGVIEDGQHYSEVFKENRHFRLILPADYHQHPGRRYPVIYYFHGNAGRFNGPAEGEVSRSGEARYYDDFNGNYARTGPDSLDNFTSYVADNDVIIAKWDGYVPAQYPRPYDIAPVKEDRQFVDYFPEFVKYIDSHYRTKPYREARAVSGLSMGGFMSMLAASKYPHLLSSASFFCPSASFTVGPKALQIFTPFKEMGRNFVGLPIRMHLGSKDFLRQHDQEIDDAYKTLELNYESWHYGIGYFKGFHNAVNIKGQFDFHMKYFRMPLARPEKWHHIDVYPDFSVWNYNVNTDRKIPGFTILDDVRREGFSIQTKQWLPDGPLAPNIAVQVLTDSIYSPNTRFELIKLNVSTRKIDRKSVTSDAKGRIQLQGTGQHSKIGLYRSGDPGHITMATYSLDKKMPGVGDIVSLSPLLFNKGGAAVDSVRMELIAQDEEVEVMDPAITIGKIAQGTLHEKTRFRIRSRHAELDRAKMKLMVSYNGKKDQFLLEVPFYSPEKTLTKFEIADGRNINLEVENQMRVGEGNGNGIANPGEWISIFTKSDLDSLHDFGLQLFTEDPYVDMDSRRMLFFARADWSGAQRLTSQVKIKPACPDGHEIAFYGIYEYPKTGNTRRDNHGAHSFIHETKRVSFKVKVKK from the coding sequence ATGATGAACCAGCGAAATAGATTTACCGGTTTTTATAAAAACAATGAAGTTCCCTTAACGGGGCTGCTGGCTGCGCTACTTCTGTTTGCGACAGTAACAAACGTTTATGCCCAGCCGTCGCGCCCGAAAGGCGTTATTGAGGACGGGCAGCATTATAGTGAGGTATTTAAAGAAAACCGGCATTTCAGACTGATTTTGCCAGCCGATTACCACCAGCATCCCGGGCGGCGATATCCTGTGATTTACTATTTTCATGGCAATGCGGGTCGGTTTAACGGTCCGGCGGAAGGTGAAGTTTCCCGCTCGGGCGAGGCGCGTTATTATGATGATTTTAATGGGAATTACGCACGTACCGGCCCCGATTCGCTGGACAACTTCACAAGTTACGTAGCTGATAATGATGTAATTATTGCGAAATGGGATGGTTACGTGCCGGCGCAATATCCTCGTCCGTACGACATTGCTCCCGTGAAGGAAGACCGGCAGTTTGTCGATTACTTTCCGGAATTTGTAAAGTACATTGACTCGCATTATCGCACAAAACCTTACCGCGAAGCCCGCGCCGTTTCTGGGTTGAGTATGGGCGGATTTATGTCCATGCTGGCTGCTTCCAAATACCCGCATTTGCTGTCGAGCGCCTCGTTTTTTTGTCCGTCCGCTTCATTTACGGTTGGGCCGAAAGCTTTGCAGATTTTTACTCCATTTAAAGAAATGGGGCGCAACTTTGTTGGGTTACCGATCCGAATGCATTTGGGTAGCAAGGATTTTTTGCGGCAGCACGATCAGGAGATTGACGATGCTTATAAAACCCTCGAACTCAACTATGAAAGCTGGCATTACGGGATTGGCTATTTCAAAGGTTTTCACAATGCTGTCAATATCAAAGGGCAGTTTGATTTCCACATGAAGTACTTCCGGATGCCACTCGCGCGACCCGAAAAATGGCACCATATTGATGTGTATCCCGATTTTTCAGTCTGGAATTATAATGTTAATACTGACAGGAAAATACCAGGCTTTACCATACTCGACGATGTGCGCCGGGAAGGATTTAGTATACAAACAAAACAATGGCTGCCCGACGGGCCGCTGGCTCCGAACATTGCTGTACAAGTCCTGACGGATAGCATTTATTCTCCAAATACCCGTTTTGAGCTGATCAAGCTGAATGTCTCTACCCGCAAAATTGACCGCAAAAGTGTTACCAGCGACGCAAAGGGCCGCATTCAATTACAGGGAACGGGTCAGCACAGTAAGATTGGATTGTACCGATCCGGTGATCCGGGCCACATTACGATGGCCACCTACTCGCTCGATAAAAAGATGCCGGGTGTGGGCGATATCGTTTCACTAAGTCCATTATTATTCAACAAAGGCGGCGCTGCGGTGGATTCCGTTCGCATGGAGCTGATTGCGCAGGATGAAGAAGTGGAAGTAATGGATCCCGCGATCACCATTGGTAAAATCGCTCAGGGAACGCTGCACGAAAAGACCCGCTTCCGCATCCGCTCGCGACACGCGGAGCTGGATCGTGCGAAGATGAAATTAATGGTGAGTTACAATGGCAAAAAAGACCAGTTTTTACTGGAAGTCCCTTTTTATTCACCCGAAAAAACCCTGACAAAATTCGAAATCGCTGACGGTCGGAATATAAATCTTGAAGTAGAAAATCAAATGCGCGTCGGCGAAGGAAATGGCAATGGAATAGCCAATCCGGGGGAATGGATCAGCATTTTTACAAAATCCGATCTGGATTCGCTCCATGATTTTGGTTTGCAACTTTTTACCGAAGATCCTTACGTGGATATGGACAGCCGGCGCATGCTTTTCTTTGCCCGGGCAGACTGGTCGGGCGCACAGCGTTTGACATCGCAGGTGAAGATTAAACCTGCTTGTCCGGATGGACACGAAATTGCTTTTTACGGTATTTACGAATATCCAAAAACCGGTAACACGCGCCGGGACAACCACGGGGCGCATTCGTTTATCCATGAAACGAAACGGGTTTCTTTCAAAGTGAAAGTCAAAAAATAG
- a CDS encoding DUF5107 domain-containing protein: MLALALPLLVLSPAARAQKASITEKAQPFKTYPYSDPNPIPVMGVGKKVSPFYPYYVFDGYTNKSTTKNWKVVELENPYIKVQVLPEVGGKVMGAIEKSTGEEFVYTNHVMKFRAIGIRGPWTSGGIEHNFGLDLGHAPWAAAPVDYVMQNNADGSVTCVVGGLDLASRTQWRVKIVLPKDKAYFETQSLWYNPLPLHDAYLSWENAAFRASEDMQFFFPGTHHVGHDGNASPWPIDENGVDLSYYKNVNSGGDKSYHVMGMHTNWFGGYWHNKNFGFGHWAPYSDAPGKKLWIWSRAREGAIWEDLLTDSDGQYIEAQSGVTFNQAAERSGFHSPFNQKNLGPFYSETKTEYWFPVKAAGGMMDASPYGTLNVAARGDSLRIILNPISSIQDTLKVTVAGKIIYQSPLQLKPMEVYTKAISLSATDQKSVRVSIGNDRLLYAAQPEKVLDRPVISTDKQDPHSAERLFELGEDENAMRNFEGARQRFLDCLKKEPTHSGALVRLAEYHYRNGEYAKGLDFARKVLAENTYHGGANYLYGALYRKLGDLTKAEEALSVATWTMEYKSGAYTQLAGIALQKQDFEKAESDARKALDYNRNNLVAYQSLGTAFRKLNKPDQATQVWQELLHVDPLNHYAHFEQYLLGPTKETQAIFQNAIRNELPHETYLELAMDYVNQGQNQEAKQVLALAPAYPTVSYWLAYLNRDSTPEESKKQLKSAIEMSPELVFPFRLETIPVLIWAEKQNSSWKNRYYLGLIYWHIGDKENAKKQFAACNNEADYAPFYIARGILFQNNASSTAEADFVKANQLNPKEWRSWHYLTDFFNNQKTQEKALVNAQTAYKQFPDNPVIGIDYAKSLLNAGNFTACLKILEKIQVLPQEGAREGHTLYVVANLGNAMHLAENKKYRDALKALEKARLWPENLGTGKPHEPDTRLIDYLAAYCETQLGNAPKASQYTQHISDYTLHASKESNRNVLNNYLGVYLLQRAGKQEKAAGFLNNWKAEQDSLRNWEITKGSDAPEVQWVLAKSQNDLTLSEKLEQQLTENKNYNLTTLFFRILDLTEARKKED; this comes from the coding sequence ATGCTGGCGCTCGCCCTGCCGCTGCTGGTGTTGTCACCAGCAGCCCGCGCGCAAAAAGCCAGCATCACAGAAAAAGCACAACCCTTCAAAACTTATCCCTATTCCGACCCTAATCCGATTCCCGTAATGGGCGTCGGCAAAAAAGTGTCACCATTTTATCCCTACTACGTTTTTGACGGCTATACCAACAAAAGCACGACCAAAAACTGGAAGGTGGTCGAGCTGGAAAATCCCTACATTAAAGTGCAGGTGCTGCCGGAAGTAGGGGGCAAAGTCATGGGCGCTATTGAAAAATCAACCGGCGAAGAGTTTGTCTACACCAATCACGTGATGAAATTCCGGGCGATCGGCATTCGTGGTCCGTGGACGAGCGGCGGCATTGAGCATAACTTTGGCCTCGACCTCGGCCACGCCCCCTGGGCAGCCGCGCCGGTGGATTATGTGATGCAAAATAATGCTGACGGAAGTGTCACCTGTGTTGTGGGCGGCCTCGACCTCGCTTCCCGGACGCAGTGGCGGGTTAAAATTGTATTGCCAAAAGACAAAGCTTATTTCGAAACGCAAAGCCTTTGGTATAATCCCCTACCCCTGCACGACGCCTACCTTTCGTGGGAGAATGCGGCATTCCGGGCGTCGGAGGATATGCAGTTCTTTTTCCCGGGTACGCATCATGTTGGTCACGATGGAAATGCGAGTCCCTGGCCCATTGATGAAAACGGTGTGGATCTGTCGTATTACAAAAACGTCAATTCCGGCGGGGACAAGTCCTACCACGTCATGGGCATGCATACCAATTGGTTCGGCGGGTACTGGCATAACAAAAATTTTGGATTTGGCCACTGGGCTCCTTATTCAGATGCGCCGGGCAAGAAACTATGGATCTGGTCACGGGCCCGAGAAGGTGCGATCTGGGAAGATTTGCTTACGGATTCAGACGGACAATACATTGAAGCACAATCGGGTGTGACATTCAATCAGGCGGCGGAGCGCAGCGGATTTCACAGTCCATTTAATCAAAAAAATCTGGGGCCCTTTTATTCTGAGACCAAAACGGAATACTGGTTTCCAGTGAAAGCCGCTGGCGGAATGATGGATGCTTCACCTTATGGTACGCTCAATGTAGCGGCGCGGGGCGATAGTCTCAGGATCATCCTTAATCCGATCTCTTCGATTCAGGACACGCTGAAAGTGACGGTGGCCGGGAAGATAATTTATCAATCTCCGCTTCAACTCAAACCCATGGAGGTTTATACCAAAGCGATTTCCTTGTCTGCGACCGATCAAAAATCGGTACGGGTGAGCATTGGTAACGATCGGCTGCTGTATGCAGCGCAGCCCGAAAAGGTACTGGATCGACCAGTGATTTCGACTGACAAACAAGATCCGCACTCCGCAGAGCGACTTTTCGAGCTGGGTGAGGATGAAAATGCAATGCGCAACTTTGAAGGCGCGCGCCAACGTTTTTTGGATTGTTTGAAAAAAGAACCCACGCACAGCGGCGCATTGGTCCGGCTGGCCGAATACCATTATCGTAATGGCGAATATGCAAAAGGGCTGGATTTTGCCAGAAAAGTATTGGCTGAAAACACCTATCACGGCGGCGCCAATTATTTATACGGAGCACTTTACCGAAAGCTGGGCGACCTGACGAAAGCGGAGGAAGCGTTGTCGGTGGCGACCTGGACGATGGAATACAAATCCGGCGCGTACACGCAGCTGGCCGGTATTGCATTGCAAAAGCAGGATTTTGAAAAAGCCGAATCCGACGCCCGGAAAGCATTGGATTACAACCGGAATAACCTGGTAGCGTATCAATCGCTGGGCACCGCGTTTCGAAAATTAAACAAGCCAGATCAGGCGACACAGGTTTGGCAAGAGCTGCTGCATGTAGACCCGCTCAACCATTATGCGCATTTCGAGCAGTATTTGCTTGGTCCAACCAAAGAAACCCAGGCCATTTTTCAAAACGCGATCCGCAACGAGCTGCCGCATGAAACCTACCTGGAACTGGCAATGGATTATGTGAACCAGGGACAAAATCAGGAGGCAAAGCAAGTGCTCGCACTGGCCCCCGCCTACCCTACTGTTTCTTACTGGCTTGCATATCTTAACCGGGATTCAACGCCCGAAGAAAGCAAAAAGCAATTGAAAAGCGCCATTGAAATGTCGCCGGAGCTGGTTTTCCCTTTCCGGCTCGAAACGATTCCCGTTTTGATTTGGGCTGAAAAACAAAATTCTTCCTGGAAAAACCGCTACTACCTGGGATTAATTTATTGGCACATCGGAGATAAAGAAAATGCCAAAAAACAATTTGCAGCCTGCAATAATGAGGCAGATTATGCGCCTTTCTATATTGCAAGAGGAATCCTTTTCCAAAATAATGCTTCCAGTACTGCGGAAGCTGATTTCGTAAAAGCCAACCAGCTTAATCCCAAAGAATGGCGCAGCTGGCATTATCTGACCGATTTTTTTAATAATCAAAAAACACAGGAAAAGGCGCTGGTAAATGCGCAAACTGCTTATAAACAATTCCCTGACAATCCAGTTATCGGCATCGACTATGCCAAATCGCTGCTGAATGCAGGTAACTTCACTGCATGTCTGAAAATATTGGAAAAAATCCAGGTTTTGCCGCAGGAAGGTGCGCGGGAAGGTCACACTTTGTATGTTGTTGCCAATCTGGGTAATGCAATGCATTTGGCAGAAAACAAAAAATACCGTGATGCTTTAAAAGCACTTGAAAAAGCCCGCCTGTGGCCGGAAAACCTCGGTACCGGGAAACCGCACGAACCGGATACGCGACTGATCGATTACCTTGCAGCGTATTGTGAAACCCAGCTTGGCAATGCGCCGAAAGCCAGTCAGTATACGCAGCATATCTCAGACTACACCCTCCATGCCAGCAAAGAAAGCAACAGAAATGTGCTCAACAATTACCTTGGTGTGTATTTGCTCCAAAGAGCGGGTAAGCAGGAAAAGGCTGCGGGGTTTCTGAATAACTGGAAGGCAGAACAGGATTCGCTGCGGAATTGGGAAATTACAAAAGGCTCCGATGCGCCGGAAGTGCAATGGGTCTTGGCTAAGTCGCAGAATGACCTGACGCTTTCTGAAAAGCTGGAACAGCAATTGACAGAGAACAAAAATTACAACCTGACCACGCTATTTTTCAGGATACTTGATTTGACAGAAGCGCGTAAAAAGGAAGATTAA
- a CDS encoding glycoside hydrolase domain-containing protein, which translates to MIRFTKLILCFIALNAFSPETKIYAADAWQLRALPSSVRLDPVTNEIIEHRFKGVPSNQAGKGNLLDKNWLFDGKQVSLHGARGEYVSFQLVLSNESDAELTGIKLDMTPFKNGSTELSMKPELFLEWSVNVQSTSTGYPKSTLGKGWYPDALIPFKYIQTDSAHVRGRWVYPFTLPDFNNRISGQRSQIIWVDQFIPLDAQKARPGTYRSVISVTIGGQTKQIPISLTVWDFELPNENAFKASLQHEGFLSRMDEKQELAVYQLFKKNRISLMDPTYDPEIQVKNGKVEIQWDKFDKRLKKYLTGQAFTKEHGYADGPGYGEPLETFALPFDVYGKHGTAGWPDIGKPEVERNAANQAIYTSSIRQVRQHLLPMVNPKKTLLTVYLNGLDESYFPEAWSRMVFYGNLFKKEYPEARFRVDGGYTKDAMDVIGKSITDWASHTISYNIDTVKHYQQMGIKDWLYGPMLYEHKLNSWVGSSTFIDLPLINDRAISWSCWKYKTYSWISWGIGAGWERGWYDPESWKDFYKEASEADAEFTYRQFNGNGSVIYKPGMVPNVSEPCPSIRLKTMRDGVQDYEYLRLLAKLDGNSKRADALVDQLIKEPFGDKSIGNLDVWSYDQEQWYKVRMELAELILKRIK; encoded by the coding sequence ATGATCAGATTTACAAAACTTATCCTCTGCTTTATCGCGCTGAATGCATTCAGCCCTGAGACTAAAATTTACGCGGCCGACGCGTGGCAGTTACGGGCCTTACCTTCCTCCGTCCGCCTTGATCCGGTTACGAATGAAATCATAGAGCACCGCTTTAAAGGTGTTCCTTCCAATCAAGCCGGGAAAGGAAATCTGCTCGACAAAAACTGGCTGTTTGACGGTAAACAGGTTTCCCTTCACGGCGCTCGGGGCGAATATGTCTCGTTTCAATTGGTCTTGTCTAATGAATCTGACGCAGAATTAACCGGCATCAAGCTTGATATGACGCCATTCAAAAACGGAAGTACCGAGTTGAGCATGAAGCCCGAGCTGTTTCTGGAATGGTCTGTCAATGTGCAGAGTACGAGTACGGGTTACCCCAAATCCACTCTCGGCAAAGGCTGGTATCCCGACGCACTGATCCCATTTAAATACATCCAAACCGACTCGGCCCATGTACGCGGCCGCTGGGTGTACCCTTTTACATTGCCCGACTTCAACAACCGGATCAGCGGGCAACGTTCGCAGATTATTTGGGTGGATCAGTTTATCCCGCTCGATGCACAAAAGGCAAGACCAGGCACGTACCGGAGTGTAATTAGTGTTACGATTGGCGGGCAAACCAAACAGATACCGATCAGCCTGACAGTCTGGGACTTCGAGCTGCCGAACGAAAACGCTTTCAAAGCCAGTCTGCAACACGAAGGTTTTTTGAGCAGAATGGACGAAAAGCAGGAACTGGCGGTGTACCAGCTCTTCAAAAAAAATCGTATTTCTTTAATGGACCCAACTTACGATCCTGAGATTCAGGTAAAAAATGGTAAAGTTGAAATCCAATGGGACAAGTTCGATAAGAGACTAAAAAAATACCTCACCGGCCAGGCTTTCACCAAAGAACATGGTTATGCAGACGGTCCCGGTTACGGCGAGCCGCTTGAAACTTTTGCACTTCCATTTGACGTGTATGGAAAACACGGCACTGCCGGCTGGCCGGACATCGGTAAACCGGAAGTGGAACGCAATGCGGCCAATCAGGCGATTTACACGAGCAGCATCCGGCAGGTACGTCAGCATTTATTACCGATGGTGAATCCTAAAAAAACGCTTCTAACGGTTTATTTGAATGGTTTGGATGAATCGTACTTCCCCGAAGCATGGTCGCGGATGGTGTTTTACGGTAATCTCTTTAAGAAAGAATATCCTGAAGCCAGGTTCCGCGTGGATGGTGGCTATACCAAGGACGCCATGGACGTGATCGGCAAATCGATTACCGACTGGGCTTCGCATACGATCAGCTATAACATTGATACCGTAAAGCATTACCAGCAAATGGGCATCAAAGACTGGCTCTACGGCCCAATGCTCTACGAACACAAGCTCAACAGCTGGGTAGGCAGCTCGACATTCATTGATTTACCGCTTATCAACGACCGCGCGATCAGCTGGTCTTGCTGGAAATACAAAACCTACTCCTGGATCAGCTGGGGTATTGGCGCCGGTTGGGAAAGGGGCTGGTATGATCCCGAATCCTGGAAGGACTTTTACAAGGAAGCTTCCGAAGCCGACGCGGAATTTACCTACCGGCAATTTAATGGAAACGGCTCGGTCATTTACAAACCCGGCATGGTGCCCAATGTGTCGGAACCTTGTCCGTCTATCCGCCTGAAAACCATGCGCGATGGTGTGCAGGATTACGAATACCTGCGCCTGCTCGCGAAGCTTGACGGTAATTCCAAACGTGCTGATGCGCTTGTTGATCAGCTAATCAAAGAGCCTTTTGGAGACAAATCCATTGGTAATCTGGATGTGTGGAGCTATGACCAGGAGCAATGGTACAAAGTGCGCATGGAGCTTGCGGAGCTCATTTTGAAGCGTATAAAATAA
- a CDS encoding NHL repeat-containing protein gives MRNLTKKILFPTLYLACSAPLLAQYTFFTPKDAFAIEVSLPNSAEKRLPIYRNAITSLTVQGDHILGGTTAKEGLSPYLFVASISSRKVVTMRDLQEIVPGQKSIATGFCKGAGNKLYAGTIGQKNQPAGHLLQVSIGNGNAIEVRDLGIPVAGEGIFALLSDKQGTELYGISYPGGRFFTYNIATKKTVVFDQVAPKEKELKDAHDFAIGPEAYLCKALVQDNAGLVYGSTAGNKLFAFDPAKKTFQFLETPLPAVWGREVLGQVEAWAKAPDGKLYGGNAGDGQLFVLNPATKKIKNLGKPMMMGRLQALAFGRDGKLYGLAGGAPGYSHLFSYDENAGFVDLGNPEFKMVEPGIEQGILWRGFQLSTLAASADGKYMVMGEDEALSQLMIFPVGQ, from the coding sequence ATGAGAAATCTGACCAAAAAAATACTTTTCCCAACCTTATACCTCGCCTGCTCTGCCCCGCTGCTGGCTCAGTACACGTTTTTTACACCAAAGGATGCATTTGCGATAGAGGTTTCCTTGCCGAATAGTGCCGAAAAACGCCTGCCGATATACCGCAATGCAATCACTTCCCTGACTGTGCAGGGCGACCACATTCTGGGTGGTACTACGGCGAAGGAAGGCTTGTCTCCGTACCTTTTCGTGGCATCGATTTCCAGCCGGAAAGTTGTGACGATGAGAGATTTGCAGGAAATTGTTCCCGGGCAGAAAAGCATTGCTACAGGTTTTTGTAAAGGTGCTGGCAACAAATTATACGCTGGTACAATAGGTCAAAAAAACCAGCCAGCCGGTCATTTGTTGCAGGTTAGTATTGGAAATGGAAATGCTATTGAAGTAAGAGATTTGGGCATTCCTGTCGCCGGAGAAGGCATTTTTGCGCTGCTCAGTGACAAACAGGGCACCGAGCTTTACGGGATCAGCTACCCGGGCGGGCGCTTCTTTACCTACAATATTGCAACTAAAAAGACTGTGGTATTTGACCAGGTCGCCCCCAAAGAAAAGGAGCTGAAAGACGCGCATGATTTCGCGATCGGGCCGGAGGCTTACCTCTGTAAAGCGCTTGTTCAGGATAATGCAGGATTGGTTTACGGCAGTACCGCAGGCAACAAGCTATTTGCATTTGACCCAGCGAAAAAGACTTTTCAGTTTCTGGAAACGCCGCTACCGGCTGTCTGGGGACGTGAGGTTTTAGGACAAGTGGAAGCCTGGGCGAAAGCGCCGGATGGAAAACTGTACGGCGGCAATGCGGGTGACGGTCAGCTGTTTGTACTGAATCCGGCTACCAAAAAGATCAAAAACCTGGGTAAGCCTATGATGATGGGCAGGTTGCAGGCTTTGGCTTTCGGGCGTGACGGTAAGTTGTACGGATTGGCTGGTGGCGCGCCGGGCTACTCGCATTTGTTTTCCTATGATGAAAATGCGGGTTTTGTCGACCTGGGTAATCCTGAATTCAAGATGGTGGAACCTGGGATCGAGCAGGGCATTTTGTGGCGAGGCTTTCAGTTGAGTACGCTGGCTGCCTCGGCAGATGGAAAATATATGGTCATGGGCGAAGATGAGGCATTGAGCCAGTTGATGATTTTTCCCGTTGGCCAATAA
- a CDS encoding DMT family transporter, translating to MSSKTNSWLIYVIIHVLFIGVWGAVIEIPEKNGFPATLGYVVWALTMVPAALAALKIKGWKLDFNKRAMIWGGAAGLLGAGGQLVLFFVLRIAPAYLVFPLLSLTPVVTILMAVFLLHEKTGKMGWIGVGIALISIFMLSYQPAGATQVSGYTWMLLTAIPLFAWGAQGYIMRFANEIMSAESLYFYMMVTSVMLIPFALYLTDFSQPIEWNFKGPYLSAIIQSLNAFGALCLVYAFRYGKAIIIAPITTALSPVLTVALSLALYQTIPHPVIIGGIALAIISAILMGFEEVKG from the coding sequence ATGAGCAGTAAGACAAACAGTTGGCTGATATATGTAATTATTCATGTTCTGTTCATCGGAGTATGGGGCGCTGTAATTGAAATCCCTGAAAAGAACGGTTTTCCTGCAACATTAGGATACGTTGTTTGGGCACTCACAATGGTGCCCGCCGCATTGGCTGCTTTAAAAATAAAGGGCTGGAAGCTGGATTTCAACAAACGCGCCATGATCTGGGGAGGCGCAGCAGGGTTATTAGGCGCAGGAGGTCAGCTCGTGCTTTTCTTTGTGCTGCGCATTGCGCCGGCTTACCTTGTTTTTCCGCTGCTTTCGTTAACCCCGGTTGTGACAATCCTGATGGCGGTTTTTCTACTTCACGAAAAAACGGGTAAAATGGGCTGGATCGGCGTCGGGATCGCGCTGATCTCTATTTTTATGCTGTCCTACCAGCCGGCCGGCGCTACCCAGGTGAGCGGCTACACCTGGATGCTGCTCACAGCTATTCCACTTTTTGCCTGGGGTGCGCAGGGATATATCATGCGTTTTGCCAATGAGATTATGTCGGCCGAGAGCCTGTATTTTTATATGATGGTGACATCGGTAATGCTCATTCCATTTGCATTATATCTCACTGATTTCAGCCAGCCGATCGAATGGAACTTCAAAGGTCCGTACCTGTCGGCGATCATCCAGTCGCTCAATGCATTTGGTGCACTCTGTCTGGTATATGCATTCCGGTACGGAAAAGCGATTATCATTGCACCCATTACTACGGCACTTTCGCCGGTGCTCACGGTTGCCTTATCTCTGGCTTTGTACCAAACCATACCGCACCCCGTCATCATTGGGGGCATTGCTTTGGCCATTATCTCGGCCATATTGATGGGATTCGAGGAAGTTAAAGGTTGA